One segment of Anatilimnocola aggregata DNA contains the following:
- a CDS encoding polysaccharide biosynthesis/export family protein — MQRTIYILGFLIAACGLVRQSHAQTTTYAAACNTCNTGACGNACERQINGIDCAKGDGCGEQRWNSWGPIPWQAFQQGEYIGPARTAHLHQYRLRVDDQVEFIYRVTRSDTGQPYRLQTGDVLRIESLIDTTLNREVTIQTDGTIILPLVGQLKASKLTIMDVQKLLEERYKKYYKIPDITVTPVKTNTRLEDLKASVDNRFFSGGQGRNVRVNPEGTVSLPGIDQVPAQGLTLEEVKREVNARYDTIVEGLEVTPNLFERAPRSVFVVGEVRNGGRFAMEGPTTAMQAIALAGGWNVGANLRNVVVFRRADDWRLLATKLDIRGALYGERPMPADEIWLRDSDIVVVPKSSLQRFDDIAEMVFTKGVYAVLPTTFTYQFGGGTGSTVITSP; from the coding sequence ATGCAGCGCACGATTTACATCTTGGGATTCCTCATCGCCGCCTGCGGGCTGGTGCGGCAGTCGCACGCCCAAACGACGACCTATGCCGCGGCATGCAACACCTGCAACACCGGCGCTTGTGGCAATGCCTGCGAGCGGCAGATCAATGGCATCGACTGTGCCAAGGGCGATGGCTGCGGCGAACAACGCTGGAACAGCTGGGGCCCCATTCCTTGGCAGGCCTTTCAGCAGGGCGAATACATCGGCCCCGCGCGCACGGCACACTTGCACCAATATCGTCTGCGGGTAGATGACCAGGTGGAATTCATCTATCGCGTTACCCGCTCCGATACCGGACAGCCCTATCGTCTGCAAACAGGCGATGTGCTGAGGATTGAATCGTTGATCGACACAACGCTGAACCGCGAAGTGACGATTCAAACCGACGGCACGATCATCCTGCCGCTGGTCGGCCAATTGAAGGCGTCGAAGTTGACGATCATGGACGTCCAAAAGCTGCTCGAAGAGCGCTACAAGAAGTACTACAAGATTCCGGACATCACCGTCACACCCGTCAAGACCAACACACGGTTGGAAGACTTAAAAGCGTCGGTCGATAATCGTTTCTTCTCCGGCGGCCAGGGGCGCAATGTGCGAGTGAACCCCGAAGGGACCGTCTCACTCCCCGGCATCGACCAGGTTCCGGCGCAAGGGCTGACCTTGGAAGAAGTGAAGCGCGAAGTGAACGCCCGCTACGACACGATTGTCGAAGGACTGGAGGTCACCCCGAATCTGTTCGAACGGGCCCCGCGGTCGGTGTTTGTTGTGGGTGAAGTTCGCAACGGTGGCCGTTTTGCGATGGAAGGGCCAACCACTGCCATGCAGGCCATTGCTTTGGCTGGCGGCTGGAATGTGGGTGCGAACCTGCGCAACGTAGTCGTCTTCCGACGCGCTGACGACTGGCGATTGTTGGCCACCAAACTTGATATCCGCGGTGCACTCTATGGCGAACGACCGATGCCCGCCGACGAAATCTGGCTGCGCGATTCCGACATCGTGGTTGTTCCCAAATCGTCTCTGCAACGCTTCGACGACATCGCCGAAATGGTCTTTACTAAGGGCGTGTATGCCGTTCTGCCGACGACCTTCACCTATCAATTTGGCGGTGGCACGGGCAGCACCGTCATCACCTCTCCGTAG
- a CDS encoding DMT family transporter yields MEKWPLVLNAIVIGMAIAMQPIVNNQLKNYVQHPLQAALLSFSTGTVLLALLCAGMYFFGNVPLPEIASLQKGPWWIWLGGTLGVFFITASICLVTPLGPTTMLMCFIVGQLTASVIIEHFGLLNIPVHPLSGQRVFAVLLMIVAIMLITRRS; encoded by the coding sequence ATGGAAAAGTGGCCGCTAGTGCTAAATGCTATTGTCATCGGCATGGCAATCGCAATGCAGCCGATCGTCAATAATCAGTTGAAGAACTATGTTCAACATCCGTTGCAAGCGGCGCTACTGTCGTTTTCAACCGGAACCGTTCTACTCGCATTGCTTTGCGCCGGCATGTACTTTTTCGGTAACGTACCGCTGCCGGAGATTGCCTCGCTGCAAAAGGGGCCGTGGTGGATCTGGCTGGGAGGCACGCTGGGTGTCTTTTTCATAACCGCCTCGATCTGTCTCGTGACGCCCCTCGGCCCGACGACGATGCTGATGTGCTTTATCGTGGGCCAACTCACGGCTTCGGTCATCATCGAACACTTTGGCCTGCTGAATATCCCCGTGCATCCACTCTCCGGCCAGCGTGTGTTTGCTGTGTTGCTGATGATCGTGGCCATTATGTTGATAACACGGCGAAGCTAA
- a CDS encoding undecaprenyl-diphosphate phosphatase codes for MSFSLLMLLAVVQGVAEFLPISSSGHLVVLGRWLGGSNGEFPDLNDVNIVLHLGTLGSIIVFYHRQILQLLTSDRRVIGLMFLGTLPAVFVGLPLKLLFDDVLNSPLVAGCLFPLTGFALLWSSRLQPAEGDYRAMTWQDALFIGCCQAVAILPGLSRSGTTIAAGLSRNLNRSSAATFSFLLAIPAILGAGVLEGLSMWKDGKLPETPLGYLLIGALVSFFVGLFSVWLLNRWLQRGRIHLFAWYCIALGIVVVSWQLAIKS; via the coding sequence ATGTCATTCTCGCTCCTCATGTTGCTGGCCGTCGTTCAAGGCGTGGCCGAGTTTCTCCCAATCAGTTCGAGCGGGCACCTGGTTGTGCTCGGGCGATGGCTGGGTGGTAGCAACGGCGAATTTCCCGACCTGAACGACGTCAACATTGTTCTGCACCTCGGCACCCTCGGATCGATCATCGTTTTCTACCATCGCCAGATATTGCAATTGTTAACCTCCGACCGCCGCGTCATTGGGTTAATGTTCCTGGGCACACTCCCCGCAGTTTTCGTCGGCCTCCCCTTGAAGTTGCTCTTCGATGATGTCCTCAATAGCCCGCTGGTCGCTGGTTGCCTGTTTCCGCTGACCGGCTTTGCCCTGCTGTGGTCGAGTCGCCTCCAACCGGCCGAAGGCGACTATCGAGCCATGACCTGGCAAGACGCTCTCTTCATTGGCTGCTGTCAGGCGGTGGCGATTTTGCCGGGCCTCTCCCGCAGCGGAACCACCATCGCCGCGGGTCTATCCCGCAACTTGAATCGCTCCTCAGCGGCCACCTTCTCCTTTTTGCTCGCCATTCCCGCCATCCTTGGTGCTGGTGTGCTCGAAGGCTTGAGCATGTGGAAAGATGGCAAACTTCCCGAGACTCCCCTCGGCTATCTATTGATCGGAGCACTGGTCTCGTTCTTCGTCGGACTCTTCTCCGTCTGGCTTCTGAATCGCTGGCTGCAACGCGGCCGCATCCATCTCTTCGCCTGGTACTGCATCGCCCTGGGAATTGTCGTGGTGAGTTGGCAATTGGCGATCAAGTCTTGA
- a CDS encoding DUF2089 domain-containing protein, whose product MKKEEILAKLQSGELSVEQASQLLTDTAPKRGQLYCKVSEKGAISVYGLQRMPVTLYVEQWTRLLDFADDLKSFMKENDSKLKRKEGAAAE is encoded by the coding sequence GTGAAGAAGGAAGAAATCCTCGCCAAGCTGCAATCCGGCGAACTCTCGGTCGAACAAGCGTCGCAATTGCTGACCGACACAGCCCCCAAACGCGGGCAGTTGTACTGCAAGGTGAGCGAAAAGGGGGCCATCTCGGTGTACGGCCTGCAACGGATGCCGGTCACGCTTTACGTCGAACAATGGACGCGACTGTTGGACTTTGCGGACGACCTGAAATCCTTCATGAAGGAAAACGACTCCAAGCTGAAGCGCAAAGAAGGCGCTGCCGCCGAGTAG
- a CDS encoding TIGR01777 family oxidoreductase, which yields MRALITGATGFVGRRLLTKLDQPAVVLSRNAAKAERTLAKFEVTAFDWDAENQPAPAEAFEGVDVIFHLAGEPVSEGRWTKAKKERLRESRVAGTRNLVQTITQLANKPRVLISASAVGYYGDRGDEILTEDASPREDFLGEICISWERESHAARLAGIRVVNPRIGIVLGEHGGAIGKMLTPFWLGLGSPLGSGKQYMPWIHIDDLVHQMLFAAERESISGPLNGTAPNPVTNLEFTKTLGKVLNRPTFLPAPPTFVLKAAIGEFANVLLQSQRAVPQRSLDAGFHFHYPDLEPALRQILAK from the coding sequence ATGCGCGCTCTCATCACTGGTGCGACGGGTTTTGTGGGTCGTCGGTTGCTGACAAAGCTGGATCAGCCGGCCGTGGTTTTGTCTCGCAATGCGGCCAAAGCCGAACGAACTTTGGCCAAGTTCGAGGTCACCGCCTTTGACTGGGACGCCGAAAACCAACCCGCCCCAGCCGAAGCCTTTGAAGGGGTGGATGTCATCTTTCACCTGGCTGGCGAGCCCGTTTCCGAAGGGCGGTGGACGAAGGCCAAAAAAGAACGCCTGCGCGAAAGTCGCGTGGCGGGGACTCGCAACCTGGTCCAGACCATTACCCAATTGGCAAACAAGCCCCGTGTCCTTATTAGTGCCTCAGCGGTCGGCTATTACGGCGACCGGGGAGACGAAATTCTGACCGAAGACGCTTCGCCACGCGAAGATTTTCTGGGCGAAATTTGTATTAGCTGGGAACGTGAATCCCACGCGGCCCGCTTGGCGGGCATTCGCGTCGTCAATCCGCGCATCGGCATCGTCCTGGGCGAACATGGCGGTGCGATCGGCAAGATGTTGACCCCCTTCTGGCTTGGGCTCGGCAGTCCCCTCGGCAGCGGCAAGCAATACATGCCCTGGATTCACATCGACGACCTCGTCCACCAGATGCTGTTCGCCGCCGAGCGCGAGTCGATCAGCGGTCCCCTCAATGGCACCGCTCCGAACCCGGTAACGAACCTGGAATTCACCAAAACGTTGGGCAAGGTCTTGAACCGCCCGACATTTCTCCCCGCGCCCCCCACGTTCGTCCTCAAGGCAGCCATTGGCGAGTTTGCCAACGTCCTGCTGCAATCGCAACGAGCGGTGCCCCAGAGATCGCTCGACGCCGGCTTTCATTTCCATTATCCGGATCTCGAACCGGCCCTGCGGCAAATCCTGGCGAAGTAA
- a CDS encoding c-type cytochrome has protein sequence MRCSVPLTAICLLALLFTTTAHAADAVPEWIWATKKPGEGEMAFFRKTFDLKEVPAAAVFTGSCDNVFTLFVNAKHCVEHNTWEQPVSENVLKHLTKGKNIVALRCRNEGGPAGMLGELVVKYKDGSTQRVPTDRSWFSASEPSDGWQQLTFDDKAWKPAQSLGKLGIAPWAAIAWAGARPATQQATAPTAIQTLPSFEVELVYSVPKGEQGSWVSMTVDTKGRLITSDQGGSLYRVTPGQTSDETKVEKLSVPIGQAQGLLCVQDKLYVVVNGNAAQGAGLYRITDKDNNDEWDTVELMKKFQGGGEHGPHAVRLGPDGKLYVVAGNFTKIPAESEQNSPHRNWAEDLLLPRNPDGGGHDPTVMAPGGWVSRVNIDGTGWEVLCAGLRNSYDIAFNTDGEVFTFDSDMEWDTGTPWYRPTRVNHCVSAGEYGWRNGTGKWPEYSTDSLGAVVNIGMGSPTGVEFGTGAKFPAKYQRALFINDWTYGKIYAVHMTPTGGTYTGTFEPFVQGRPLPVTDICVHPDGCIYFSIGGRGTQSGIYRVKYTGSESTAPVAAEQNDKALAARELRRKLESFHGKQGEKALETAWPQLNSSDRAIRYAARVAVEHQPLSQWQEQAFAETRLTAAIQLLVALARTGDAALQPKMIDKLNSLPLERMSEEQLLAATRAYGLTFIRQGKPDAAVAAKVADRLKGLYPHQNEFVNRELCALLVYLEFPGVGEPSMKLLAASQTQEDQLYYVLALRNVAHLLNNEQRRAYFGWLNLAEQTYRGGASFKKFLIRIRDDAARKLPDADRLALKDVIEDKTKVEAVKLETTRQFIHNWQMEDVQEMLAQVDTGRNFEKGKAAYQAAQCYKCHRFNGEGGDTGPDITGVGNRFNAQYILEAVVVPSKVISDQYQSSIVATTGGEVIAGRIVGEDDQQITIRTDPFAREMTVVKKSDIEERQKSSVSEMPQGLINTLTKEEILDMVAYMRAAGKADDKAFLKK, from the coding sequence ATGCGATGTTCGGTCCCCCTCACCGCAATTTGTCTGCTCGCACTGCTCTTCACCACCACTGCTCACGCAGCCGACGCGGTTCCCGAGTGGATCTGGGCGACGAAGAAGCCCGGCGAAGGGGAAATGGCCTTCTTTCGCAAGACGTTCGATTTGAAAGAGGTTCCCGCTGCGGCCGTGTTCACCGGCTCGTGCGACAACGTCTTCACGCTGTTCGTCAATGCGAAGCATTGCGTCGAACACAACACGTGGGAACAGCCCGTTAGCGAGAACGTCCTCAAGCATTTGACCAAGGGCAAGAATATCGTCGCGCTCCGTTGCCGCAACGAAGGTGGTCCCGCAGGCATGCTGGGCGAATTGGTAGTGAAGTACAAGGACGGCAGCACGCAGCGGGTGCCAACCGACCGCAGCTGGTTCAGCGCCAGCGAACCTTCCGATGGCTGGCAGCAACTCACCTTCGACGATAAAGCCTGGAAGCCGGCCCAGAGCCTCGGCAAGTTGGGCATTGCTCCCTGGGCTGCCATTGCCTGGGCAGGTGCTCGCCCTGCCACGCAACAGGCCACGGCACCGACCGCAATTCAAACGCTGCCCAGTTTCGAGGTCGAGCTTGTCTACTCGGTTCCCAAGGGGGAACAAGGAAGTTGGGTATCGATGACGGTCGACACCAAGGGACGGCTGATTACGTCCGATCAAGGTGGCTCGCTCTATCGCGTGACACCAGGCCAAACCAGCGACGAGACCAAGGTCGAAAAATTGAGTGTGCCGATTGGCCAGGCGCAAGGCCTGCTCTGTGTGCAAGACAAGTTATATGTCGTGGTGAATGGAAATGCCGCGCAAGGAGCGGGGCTCTATCGAATCACCGATAAGGACAACAACGACGAGTGGGACACCGTCGAGCTGATGAAGAAATTCCAAGGTGGCGGCGAGCATGGTCCGCATGCCGTACGACTTGGTCCCGATGGCAAGCTGTATGTTGTCGCTGGCAACTTCACCAAGATTCCCGCAGAGAGCGAGCAGAACTCGCCCCATCGCAATTGGGCAGAAGACTTGCTCCTGCCGCGCAATCCCGATGGTGGCGGCCACGACCCCACGGTCATGGCTCCCGGCGGCTGGGTCTCGCGCGTGAACATCGACGGCACGGGCTGGGAAGTTCTCTGCGCCGGGCTGCGCAATTCGTACGACATCGCCTTTAACACCGACGGCGAAGTCTTCACCTTCGACAGCGATATGGAATGGGACACGGGAACTCCCTGGTATCGCCCCACGCGCGTGAATCACTGCGTGAGCGCAGGGGAATATGGTTGGCGCAATGGCACCGGCAAATGGCCCGAGTACTCGACCGATAGCTTGGGCGCGGTCGTCAACATTGGCATGGGTTCGCCGACAGGCGTGGAGTTCGGCACGGGTGCCAAGTTCCCGGCCAAGTATCAGCGAGCACTGTTCATTAACGATTGGACGTACGGCAAGATTTACGCAGTACACATGACGCCGACCGGTGGCACCTACACCGGCACCTTCGAGCCCTTTGTGCAAGGGAGGCCGCTGCCCGTGACGGACATTTGCGTCCATCCCGATGGCTGCATTTATTTTTCGATTGGTGGCCGCGGTACCCAGTCGGGCATTTATCGTGTGAAGTACACGGGTAGTGAATCGACCGCGCCTGTCGCAGCTGAGCAGAACGACAAAGCGCTGGCCGCTCGCGAGCTGCGCCGTAAGCTGGAGAGTTTTCACGGTAAGCAAGGTGAGAAGGCGCTCGAAACGGCCTGGCCACAGCTCAACTCCAGCGATCGCGCCATTCGCTATGCGGCCCGCGTGGCCGTGGAACATCAGCCGCTGAGCCAGTGGCAAGAGCAGGCATTTGCCGAAACGAGGCTGACGGCGGCAATTCAACTGCTGGTGGCGCTCGCTCGCACTGGCGACGCGGCGCTGCAGCCGAAGATGATCGACAAGCTCAACAGCTTGCCGCTGGAGCGAATGTCGGAAGAGCAACTCCTCGCCGCGACTCGCGCGTATGGCTTGACGTTCATTCGCCAAGGGAAGCCGGATGCTGCGGTGGCGGCGAAGGTCGCCGACCGACTGAAGGGGCTCTATCCCCATCAAAACGAGTTCGTCAATCGCGAGCTCTGCGCCTTGCTCGTTTATCTCGAATTCCCCGGCGTCGGTGAGCCATCGATGAAGCTGCTCGCCGCCAGCCAGACGCAGGAAGATCAGCTCTACTATGTCCTCGCGCTGCGCAACGTTGCTCATTTGCTGAACAACGAACAGCGGCGGGCCTACTTCGGTTGGCTCAATCTGGCCGAGCAAACCTATCGGGGCGGTGCCAGCTTTAAGAAGTTTTTGATTCGCATTCGCGACGATGCGGCCAGGAAATTGCCCGATGCCGATCGCCTGGCACTGAAGGACGTCATCGAAGACAAAACCAAAGTCGAAGCGGTGAAGCTCGAGACCACGCGCCAGTTCATTCACAACTGGCAGATGGAAGACGTGCAAGAAATGCTTGCCCAAGTCGATACGGGCCGCAACTTCGAAAAGGGGAAGGCCGCCTATCAAGCTGCTCAGTGCTACAAGTGCCATCGCTTCAATGGCGAAGGGGGGGACACGGGGCCCGATATCACCGGCGTGGGGAATCGCTTCAATGCGCAGTACATCCTCGAAGCGGTTGTGGTCCCCAGCAAGGTCATTTCCGATCAGTATCAAAGCTCCATCGTGGCGACGACCGGGGGCGAAGTGATCGCTGGCCGCATTGTGGGCGAAGACGACCAGCAGATCACGATTCGAACCGATCCGTTTGCCCGCGAAATGACCGTCGTAAAGAAGAGCGACATCGAAGAGCGGCAGAAGTCGAGCGTTTCGGAAATGCCGCAAGGGCTGATCAACACGCTGACCAAAGAAGAAATCCTCGACATGGTTGCGTACATGCGCGCTGCTGGCAAAGCGGACGACAAGGCGTTTTTGAAGAAGTAG
- the argJ gene encoding bifunctional glutamate N-acetyltransferase/amino-acid acetyltransferase ArgJ — protein sequence MSIEVPAGFVMNGVHGGIKKVATKEDFTLIHCPKGATAAGVYTQNLVFAAPVGFDRSRTPSANIRVVAVNSGNANACTGERGMNDCREMARLAATAVGENEQTALVMSTGVIGVFLPMDKIANGAKLAAEKLGNDEASFLAAARGIMTTDQFHKVVARQVNVAGRTIRLAGMCKGAGMIGPHMATMLAIMLTDAPLTPAAAQQVLKAATDESFNCISVEGHMSTNDTLLLLASGAAGGEPLTGSDLAAFQAALTDACIELAQQIPDDGEGASHLIGIEITGCQTRDAAQQIAKTVANSALVKTAVAGADPNWGRIVSAAGYAGVPFNPDGVGLIVNGHELYRAGAPVPFDAKTVSAAIKSERKTHIKLTFTEGSAVGRFWTSDLNVNYVRFNADYTT from the coding sequence ATGTCGATCGAAGTTCCAGCTGGCTTTGTGATGAATGGCGTACACGGCGGCATCAAGAAAGTTGCCACGAAGGAAGACTTTACGCTCATTCACTGTCCGAAGGGTGCCACCGCTGCGGGAGTCTACACGCAGAACCTGGTGTTTGCCGCTCCGGTCGGTTTTGATCGGTCTCGAACGCCATCGGCCAATATCCGCGTCGTCGCAGTGAACAGCGGCAATGCCAACGCGTGTACCGGTGAGCGGGGAATGAACGATTGCCGGGAAATGGCACGTTTGGCGGCCACAGCTGTCGGCGAAAACGAACAAACCGCGCTGGTAATGTCGACCGGGGTGATCGGTGTTTTCTTGCCGATGGATAAAATCGCTAACGGTGCCAAGCTGGCCGCTGAGAAACTCGGTAACGACGAAGCTTCGTTTCTGGCCGCAGCCCGCGGCATCATGACGACCGATCAATTCCATAAGGTCGTTGCCCGGCAAGTGAACGTTGCGGGTCGGACCATTCGTCTCGCGGGCATGTGCAAAGGGGCCGGTATGATCGGCCCGCATATGGCCACCATGCTCGCCATCATGCTTACCGACGCTCCACTCACGCCTGCCGCCGCGCAGCAAGTCCTCAAGGCTGCAACCGACGAAAGCTTTAACTGCATCAGCGTCGAAGGGCACATGAGCACGAACGATACGCTGCTCCTGCTCGCCAGCGGTGCCGCGGGTGGCGAGCCGTTGACTGGCAGCGACCTGGCTGCATTCCAAGCCGCCCTTACGGATGCCTGCATTGAACTGGCTCAGCAAATTCCTGACGACGGCGAAGGTGCTTCACACTTGATCGGCATCGAAATCACCGGCTGCCAGACTCGCGACGCTGCTCAGCAGATTGCCAAGACGGTCGCCAACAGCGCCCTCGTGAAGACCGCCGTTGCCGGTGCTGATCCCAACTGGGGGCGAATTGTCTCAGCTGCCGGTTACGCGGGTGTGCCCTTCAATCCTGATGGCGTAGGGCTGATCGTCAACGGTCACGAACTCTATCGCGCCGGAGCTCCGGTCCCTTTCGACGCCAAGACCGTTTCGGCTGCCATTAAGTCCGAGCGTAAGACGCACATCAAGCTCACCTTCACCGAAGGCTCGGCTGTTGGCCGCTTCTGGACCAGCGATCTCAACGTGAACTACGTACGCTTCAACGCTGACTATACAACTTAA
- a CDS encoding MBL fold metallo-hydrolase RNA specificity domain-containing protein, with translation MFHYTNGLKITALDLAVDICRRQPRGFVSHAHNDHMARHELAFCTPETAALYRARLGDHRTRLMPIGEPLEWRDHRLTTYAAGHCLGSAMLHVATERGSMLYTGDFKLAESATAAPANPPPADVLVMESTYGDPRYQLPPREEVIEQLVRTVNLVLNAGRTPVIHAYVMGKSQEVTRILTQHGIPVQQHPLTHEMSEIYEKCGCSLGNFSRYEDEYLPGHVVLVPPYTQKAAKLRNLGKVSTIVVTGWAHAPRARQAHGADFAIPLSDHADYNELLACIDRVQPRIIYCTHGPLAFVDDLKRRGLDARPLHTLVGDPFRSLV, from the coding sequence ATGTTTCATTACACCAACGGACTGAAGATCACCGCCCTCGATCTGGCGGTCGACATATGCCGCCGGCAGCCCCGCGGGTTCGTTTCGCATGCGCACAACGACCACATGGCCCGGCATGAACTGGCCTTCTGCACGCCGGAGACTGCGGCCCTGTACCGGGCGCGATTGGGCGATCATCGCACGCGCTTAATGCCGATTGGCGAACCGCTTGAGTGGCGCGATCATCGACTCACGACCTATGCGGCGGGACACTGCTTGGGCTCGGCCATGCTGCATGTGGCGACGGAACGAGGGAGCATGCTTTACACGGGAGATTTCAAGTTGGCTGAGTCGGCAACTGCCGCGCCGGCCAATCCGCCGCCAGCCGATGTGCTGGTGATGGAGTCGACCTATGGCGATCCACGCTATCAATTGCCGCCGCGCGAGGAAGTGATCGAGCAACTGGTGCGCACGGTGAATCTGGTGCTCAACGCTGGCCGCACTCCGGTGATTCATGCCTATGTAATGGGCAAGTCGCAGGAGGTGACTCGCATTCTCACGCAGCATGGCATTCCCGTGCAGCAGCATCCACTCACACACGAGATGAGTGAGATCTATGAAAAATGTGGCTGCTCGCTGGGTAACTTCTCGCGCTATGAAGATGAGTATTTGCCGGGGCATGTGGTCCTGGTACCACCCTATACGCAGAAGGCCGCCAAGCTGCGGAATCTCGGCAAGGTCTCGACAATTGTCGTGACGGGTTGGGCCCATGCACCCCGTGCGCGACAGGCTCACGGAGCCGATTTTGCGATCCCCCTTTCCGACCACGCTGACTACAACGAACTGCTGGCCTGCATCGACCGCGTGCAGCCGCGGATTATCTATTGCACTCACGGACCGCTGGCTTTTGTGGACGACCTGAAGCGGCGCGGCCTCGATGCTCGCCCGTTGCACACGCTGGTCGGCGACCCGTTTCGATCCCTGGTATAA
- a CDS encoding peroxiredoxin has protein sequence MAAIQVGDRAPEFSGVAQSGELVSLADYLGKQIIVLYFYPRDNTPVCTAQACAFRDAYQDFQQAGAVVIGVSSDSLERHQDFAQGQRLPFLLLSDEDGSLRKAYGVPKTLGLLPGRVTYVIDKQGIVRQVFNSQFFGGKHVTSALAMVKQLVAEG, from the coding sequence ATGGCAGCCATTCAAGTCGGCGATCGCGCGCCCGAGTTCTCGGGTGTCGCTCAGTCAGGGGAGCTCGTTTCGCTGGCCGACTATCTGGGGAAGCAGATCATTGTTCTCTACTTTTATCCACGCGATAACACCCCGGTTTGCACCGCGCAGGCCTGCGCCTTTCGCGATGCCTATCAAGACTTTCAACAAGCAGGTGCGGTGGTGATCGGTGTGAGCAGTGACTCGCTCGAGCGGCATCAGGATTTTGCCCAGGGCCAGCGCTTACCCTTTCTACTCCTCAGCGATGAAGATGGTTCGCTGCGTAAGGCCTATGGCGTGCCGAAAACGCTGGGCTTATTGCCCGGGCGAGTGACGTATGTCATCGATAAACAGGGAATCGTTCGCCAGGTCTTCAACTCCCAGTTCTTCGGCGGCAAACATGTGACCAGCGCGCTGGCAATGGTGAAGCAGCTGGTGGCTGAGGGATAG
- the argC gene encoding N-acetyl-gamma-glutamyl-phosphate reductase has protein sequence MIRVGILGATGYTALELIKILLRHPDAQITAVTSRQEGRPPIAAVHPCLTGRLDLPLEDFAPAAVAERCDCIFSCLPHAASAESAKALLALGKRVIDFSADYRLNDPVSYRKWYEHDHPDAERLGKTVYGLPELFREQIPQAALVANPGCYPTSAILPLAPFLKEGWVESQDIIVDSKSGVSGAGRTPKLGTLYPECNESISAYSVGKHRHSPEIEQILGRVVPAQPQIIFTPHLVPMDRGILTVSYSKPTKSFTEEQALELLRDTYRNEPFVQVVKNLPATKDVAHTNFCHITPRVTGGRLLLISVIDNLIKGASGAAAQNFNLMYGFKETTALV, from the coding sequence ATGATTCGAGTGGGGATTTTAGGCGCGACGGGCTACACGGCGCTGGAATTGATCAAGATTTTGCTCCGACATCCCGACGCACAAATTACGGCTGTTACCAGCCGGCAGGAGGGCCGCCCCCCAATTGCTGCCGTGCATCCTTGCCTTACCGGCCGGCTCGATCTTCCTCTCGAGGATTTTGCCCCAGCTGCGGTCGCCGAACGTTGCGATTGCATCTTCAGTTGCTTGCCCCACGCGGCCTCGGCCGAATCGGCGAAGGCACTTCTCGCTCTCGGCAAGCGGGTCATTGATTTCAGCGCCGACTACCGCCTTAACGATCCGGTCTCGTATCGCAAGTGGTACGAGCATGACCATCCCGATGCCGAGCGATTGGGAAAGACCGTTTATGGCCTGCCGGAACTATTTCGCGAGCAGATTCCCCAGGCTGCGCTCGTTGCTAATCCGGGCTGCTATCCCACCTCGGCCATTTTGCCTCTCGCTCCGTTCTTGAAGGAGGGCTGGGTCGAAAGTCAAGATATCATCGTCGACAGTAAGAGTGGCGTGAGTGGTGCTGGCCGCACGCCCAAATTGGGGACGCTCTATCCCGAATGCAACGAAAGCATTTCGGCCTACAGCGTGGGGAAGCATCGGCACTCGCCAGAGATTGAACAGATTCTGGGACGAGTTGTCCCCGCACAGCCCCAGATTATCTTCACACCGCATTTGGTTCCCATGGACCGAGGCATTCTCACCGTCAGTTATAGCAAGCCGACAAAGTCCTTCACCGAAGAACAGGCGTTGGAACTGCTGCGCGACACGTATCGCAACGAGCCGTTCGTTCAGGTTGTCAAGAATCTGCCTGCAACGAAGGACGTCGCCCACACCAACTTCTGCCACATTACCCCGCGCGTGACCGGTGGGCGATTACTGCTGATCAGCGTGATCGACAACCTAATCAAAGGTGCTTCCGGCGCTGCCGCGCAGAATTTCAACCTGATGTACGGCTTTAAAGAGACCACAGCGCTGGTGTAG